TGAAGGCGCTGCAAGAGCAGCAAGAACCATATGAACGAAATCAAATTGATATTGTGATTCATTATGAGTTAAATAGATTAGCGGAAGCAGAAAGGCTACGAAATTTACTTCGAAAGGATGGGAAAAATGCTTGGTTATCTCTATTCTCTAATTTAAGCGATACCTTTCAATTTGCAAGAAAAAATAAAATAGGAACGGTCGTTGAGGCAAAGAATGAATACTTAGTGGAATATGTATGGAATGAGAAATGGGTAGTCCAGAAAGAGGGAGAGGCTTCATGCGTAACATTCAAATTGCGTTAACGAAAGGAAGATTAGAAAAACATGTCATTCCACTTTTTGAGCAGATTGGAATTGATTGTTCCGAGCTCAAAAATAAAGGTCGGAAGCTTGTATTTCAAAGTAAAAATACAAATGTTTCATTTATTTTAGTAAAAGCGGTCGATGTTGCTACTTATGTAGAACATGGGGTAGCTGATATTGGCATCGTTGGAAAAGATATTTTAATGGAAAACGAGAAAGATATTTATGAAATGCTGGATTTAGGAGTGGGGATTTGTAAGTTTTGTGTTGCTTCTATTCCTACGTATAATCCGAAGAGTTACCGGAAGAAAAGAATCGCTACGAAATACCCACATATTACTTCTACTTATTTTCATGATAAGGGAGAGGATGTAGAAATTATTAAAATAGAAGGTTCTGTAGAAATTGCTCCTCTTCTTGGATTGGCAGATGCGATTGTAGATATTGTTGAAACAGGAAAAACATTACAAGAGAATGGACTTATTGTATTTGAGGAAATGCACTTTATATCGGCTCGGATGATCGTAAATAAGGCAGCCTTAAAAACTAAAAAAGACGAAATATTCAGTATTATAAATATGATGGAGCAAGAAATCTTATCAGGGAAATAGGAGGACTTAAAATGGAAATCATTTATGAAGATTTTAAGGAGGCATTATCTAAAATAAAAGTGCTAAGAGAAAACGCTAATATAATAGAAGAAACTGTTCAAAGAAGTGTAAGAAAAATCATTAGAAATGTAAGGGAAGGGAAAGATGAGGCTTTATCTTTCTATACAAAAAAGTTTGATGGTGTAGAGATGAAAGATTTTCGTGTAAGTGAAGAAGAAATACAGCAAGCGAGTATGTTTGTAGAGAATTCATTTTTAGAAGCTTTAAAAGAGGCGAAGAAAAACATTGTTTCGTATCACGAAAAGCAAAAGAAGTACTCAATATTCGATTGTGAAAGTAAAGGCATAATTAGAGGGCAGCTCATTCGGCAGTTAGAAAATGTAGGTGTATATGTACCGGGTGGGACAGCCTCATATCCTTCTTCAGTATTAATGAATGTATTGCCGGCGAAACTCGCAGGTGTGAAAAAGATTGTAATGGTAACACCGCCGAGTAAAGGAGGAATTAATCCTCACATATTAGCTGCTGCAAATCTTGCGGGGGTAGATGAAATTTATACGATTGGTGGCGCGCAAGCAATTGCTGCTTTAGCATACGGGACGGAATCGATTCCGAAAGTGGATAAAATAGTTGGACCGGGAAATTTGTACGTCGCTCTAGCGAAACGAGAAGTATACGGAATAGTAAATATCGATATGATTGCTGGTCCATCAGAAATTGTAGTTGTCGCGGATGAAACAGGTAATGCAAAATATATCGCAGCGGATTTATTATCGCAAGCGGAGCATGATGAGAGAGCAACGGCGATTTGTATTACAACGAATATGGAACTAGCTAAAGAAGTAGAAAAAGAGGTAGAAAGACAGTTAGAAACGTTGCCAAGAAGTGAAATTGCACGTGAATCGATAAATAGAAATGGAGCCATCTTTATCGTTCCTTCTTTAAAGGAGGCACTAAAGTTATCAAATGAAATTGCTCCAGAACATTTAGAGTTACATATAAAAGAACCAATGAATGCTCTAGATTATGTGAAACATGCAGGCTCTATTTTCCTTGGGCCATATGCACCTGAACCGCTCGGGGATTATTTGGCGGGACCGAATCATGTATTACCAACGAGCGGAACGGCAAGATTTTTTTCTCCGTTATCAGTCGATGATTTCGTGAAAAAATCAAGTTTTATTTCTTATACAGAGGAAGCATTAAAAAATGTACAGCATCATATTGTAGAGCTTGCAAATAAAGAAGGGTTACATGCACATGCGAGAGCAATCCAAATAAGGTTTGAGGAGGAAAAATAATGCGTCAGTCCAGTCAAGTACGTGAGACGACAGAAACAAAAATTAAATTAAATTTGCAGCTTGATGAAAGTACGAGTGTATCTATTCAAACGGGGGTTGGTTTTTTCGATCATATGCTGACTTTATTTGCTAGACATGGAAGATTTGGATTGCAAGTTGAAGCAGAAGGTGATGTATTTGTCGATGCACATCACACCGTTGAAGATGTTGGAATTGTACTCGGAAATTGCTTGAAAGGAGCATTGCAAAACAAAGAGGGAATTAATCGTTACGGTTCTGCGTATGTACCGATGGATGAATCTTTAGGATTTGTCGCAATTGATATAAGTGGACGCTCATATTGTGTATTTCAAGGGGAATTAACAAATCCGAAGCTCGGGGATTTTGATACAGAATTGACGGAAGAATTTTTTAGAGCAGTCGCACATGCTGCCAATATTACATTACATGCGCGCGTTCTATACGGAAGTAATACACATCACAAAATTGAAGCATTATTTAAAGCTTTTGGTAGAGCGCTTAGAGAAGCGGTCGAAAAAAATGCCAACATTACTGGTGTAAATTCAACGAAAGGGATGTTGTAATTGATTGCCATTATAGATTATGGAATGGGGAATATTCGCAGTGTAGAGCAAGCATTAAAATATATTGGGGCAGAGTACATTGTAACGAGTGATAAAGAAGAGATATTGAGAAGCGATGGCGTGATTCTACCGGGAGTAGGTGCATTTCCGAAAGCGATGGATGTATTAGAAGAAAGAGATTTAGTGTGTGTACTAAAAGAAGTTTGTGACATAGGAAAACCACTCCTCGGTATATGTTTGGGCATGCAACTTTTATTTGAACGAAGTGAGGAACTAAAAGATTGTAGCGGGTTAGGTTTACTACCAGGTGAAATTCGTAAGTTAAAAGTTTCGTATAAAATTCCTCATATGGGATGGAATGAATTAAGGAAGGAAAGAGAATTTTCGCTTTGGAATGGATTAGTGGATGGTTCTTTCGTGTATTATGTTCACTCATATTACGCGGATTGTCCAGATGAAATTGTATGCGGAGTAAGTGATTATGGAATGCAAGTACCAGGGTTTGTCGCGAAAGGAAATGTATTTGGTGCACAGTTTCATCCAGAAAAAAGTGGCGAAATTGGCATGCAAATATTAAAAAATTTTCAAGGAGTGGTAGAAGCATGGAAATCTTCCCAGCTATCGATTTAAAAGAAGGGCGATGCGTTAGACTTTATCAAGGAGAGTTTAGTAAAGAAACGGTGATGAATGAAGATCCGGTAGCGCAGGCGATCATATTTGAAAAGCTTGGAGCGGAAATACTACACATTGTTGATTTAGATGGTGCAATTGCTGGCGAGTCGTTAAATTTGCCCGTCATTGAAAAAATCTGCAAGGCGGTACGTATTCCTGTGCAAGTGGGAGGAGGAATTCGTTCACTTAAAGCGGTGGAGAAGTTATTGTCAGCAGGTGTAGAAAAAGTGATTTTAGGAACAGCAGCTCTTTATAATAAGTCATTTTTAGAGGAAGCAGTTCGTCTATATAAAGAGAAAATCATTGTTGGAATTGATGCGAAAAATGGTTTCGTAGCAACGAGAGGTTGGCTTGATCTGTCTGAAATTTCTTACGTTAGTTTAGCGAAACAAATGGAAAGTTTAGGTGTTCAAACGATTGTGTTTACAGACATTTCGAAAGACGGAACGCTTGCAGGTCCAAATTTTGAACAATTAGCGATACTTCAAAAAAGTGTGGGCATTCGTCTCATCGCCTCTGGAGGAGTGGCATCTATTCAAGATGTGAAAAAGTTAAATGATATGAATATATATGGTGTCATAATTGGAAAGGCGCTTTACGAAAAAACGATTGATTTAGAAGAAGTGTTACAGGTAACGAAGTTATGTTAGCGAAACGAATTATTCCATGTCTAGATGTGAAAGAAGGGAGAGTCGTAAAGGGTGTAAATTTTATAGGATTACAAGATGTCGGTGATCCGGTTGAAATAGCTGAAGCATATAACGAGGCAGGGGCAGATGAAATCGTATTTTTAGATATTACGGCGACTCATGAAGGAAGAAAAACGATTATAGATGTTGTAGAAAAAACAGCAGCTAAAGTATTTATTCCTCTTACGGTTGGCGGGGGGATTTCAAGTGTGAAAGATATGTACAATTTACTAAGAGCTGGAGCAGACAAAGTTTCAATAAACTCAGCGGCAGTGCGAAACCCGAAGTTAATAGAAGAAGGGGCAGAACACTTTGGATCACAATGTATTGTCGTGGCAATTGATGCTAGAAAAGTAGCAGAAGGTAAATGGAACGTATATGTCGACGGCGGAAGAGTTGACACAGGAATGGATGCCATAGAATGGGCGAAGCGTGTTGTTAAACTTGGAGCAGGTGAAATTTTGTTAACGAGTATGGATGCAGATGGAACGAAAAGCGGATATGACCTTCGTTTAACAGAAGAAATTTCAAAAAGTGTTTCCATTCCAGTCATCGCATCAGGGGGCTGTGGTCATACGGATCACATTATAGAAGTTTTTCAAAAGACAACAGTTGATGCAGCGTTAGCGGCATCCATCTTTCATTATGGTGAGGCGACAGTGCAGAGTGTAAAGCGAAAATTAAGAGATGCAAATGTTGAGGTGCGGTTATGAAACCTAATTTTTCAAAAGGATTAATACCAGCAATTGTCATCGAAGAAGGTACGAAAGAAGTTTTAATGCTAGCTTATATGAATGAAGAAGCATATGAAAAAACGTTAGAGACGAAAAGAACATGGTTTTATTCTCGTTCGAGGCAGTCGTTATGGAATAAGGGGGAAACATCAGGGAATGTTCAATATGTGCAATCTTTATATTTAGATTGTGATCAAGATTCAATTGTTGTGAATGTGAAACAAGTAGGACCTGCTTGTCATACGGGAGAGAAGACATGTTTTCACTATCAAATTCTATAGGGGGATACATATGGAAAATGCCTTTAAGTTGCTGTATAAAACAATTGAAGAACGAAAGGAAAGCCCACTTCCTGAATCGTATACAAATTATTTATTTTCAAAAGGAGAAGATAAAATTTTAAAGAAAATTGGTGAAGAATGTGCTGAAGTAATTATCGCATGTAAAAATAATGATAAAGAAGAAGTAGTGAAAGAAATGGTTGATGTATTTTATCACTGTTTCGTTTTATTAGCTGAAAAAAATATTACATTGGAAGATGTCATGCGAGAGGTGAAAGAACGAAATGGAAAGCTTTCGAGAGTTGGGGATAGAAGGGAAATAGATACATTATAAGGGGGAATGTATATGAAAGTAGATTATCATCTTCACTTAGAAGAAGGACCGTATTCAATAGGATGGCTTGCTAAAATAAATGAAGCGCTGGAATGTTATGAACCGCTTCAAGAAAGGCATTCTATTGATTGGCTTATGAAAACACAAGAGCGTTTGCAAAAGCGTGTGAAGGAAGGGCCATTTACAACAGAATGGATGGACCTCTATTTAGAAGAAGCTGTGCGAAAAGGTATAACAGAAGTTGGGATTGTTGATCATTTATATCGTTTTCATGAAGCGAAAGGATATTATGAAAAATATGTAGATATTAGTGATTCTAAGCTCGGTCGTATACAGAAGGAATGGTTAGATCAAGTAAGGGTAGTTTCACTGTATGATTTTACAAAGGTCATTGAAGAGGCGAAAGAACGATGGAGTAAAAGAGGTGTCACACTTAAACTTGGAATTGAAGCGGATTATTTTATTGGTTGTGAAGGAGAGTTAAAAGAATTATTAGCGCTAGGAGACTTTGATTATATAATTGGTTCCGTTCATTTTCTAAATGGCTGGGGATTCGATAATCCAGATACGAAAGAATATTTTGAGAAGCATGACCTACGCGCATTATATGATATGTTTTTTAAAACAGTTGAGAGTGCGATTCGTACTGAGTTATTTGATATTATCGCTCATCTTGATAATATAAAGGTATTTAATTATCGATTGGATGAGAATGAACAGCTTTCTTATTATGAGGAAATTGCCTGTGCGTTAGTAGAAACGAATACGGCAACAGAAATAAATGCAGGATTATACTATCGCTATCCTGTTCGTGAAATGTGCCCAAGTCCACTATATTTACAAGTATTAGCTAAGTATGGTGTTCCAATTACGATTTCTTCGGATGCCCATTATCCAAATGATTTAGGGAATTATGTACAAGAAAATGTACAAACATTACTAGCTCACGGTGTTACTCAGGTTGCAACATTTACGAAGCGAGCAAGAGTAATGAGGTCGCTTGAAGAAGAAGTAACAAATTCAAAATGAAACGCAATTTTTTGATGAAAACCGTCCTTTTTGTTCAAAATAAGAAAGAATGAAAAGGAGGGTAAGAAATGGCGAAACAACAAAATAAACAAAATGTACAAGGTACACAGCAACAAGCTTATACTTCTGAAACGAATGCTGCATCTCAATCGGTTATTGAGGAGCAAATTAGCGATACGGTTGCAGAAGGAACTATTGATGTGAAGCTTGGAAAAGAATCGCAGGAAAAAGCGTAAGAAAAGGGGAGAGTTACATCTCCTCTTTTTTCATGGAAAAGTGTCGATTTTTAAAACTATAATCAAATTCCTTGGTTTTTATATGTGGATTTCTTACAATGAAATATAAGAGATATCTTATTTTCTATAGAAGAGGTGTTAGTAGTGGCAAAAATATTAGTAGCAGGAAAAATTCCGGAAATTGGATTAGAACTATTAAAAGATCATGATGTAGAAATGTACGATAAAGAGGAGTTAATTTCTATAGATGAATTAACAGAGCGTGTAAAAGATAAAGATGCATTGTTAAGTTTACTTTCGACAAAGGTGCCAAAAGAAGTTATTGATGCAGCACCTCATTTAAAGATTGTTGCAAACTATGGTGCTGGTTACGACAATATTGATTACACGTATGCGGGTGAAAAAGGAATTGCAGTTACGAATACACCGAAAGTATCAACGGAAGCGACTGCAGAATTAACATTTGCACTTCTTTTAGCAGCGGCGCGTAGAATTCCTGAAGGGGATACGTTATGTCGTACGACTGGATTTAACGGATGGGCACCGTTATTTTTCTTAGGACGAGAAGTCCATGGTAAGACAATCGGAATTATAGGTCTTGGAGAAATCGGGAAGGCTGTTGCAAAACGTGCGAAAGCATTTGGAATGGATGTTTTATATACAGGGCCAAATCGTAAGTTTGAAGCTGAAAGTGAACTGGGAGCAACGTATGTGACGTTGGAAGAATTATTACAAACAGCAGACTTTATTACAATTAACTGTGCTTATAATCCAAAATTACATCATATGATTGATGAAGAGCAGTTTAAAATGATGAAGAAAACAGCGTATATTGTAAATGCTTCACGTGGACCAATTATGAATGAAGCAGCACTTGCTCATGCATTAAAAACGAATGAAATTGAAGGAGCAGCTCTTGACGTGTTTGAATTTGAACCGAAAATTACAGAAGAGCTAAAAGAATTAAAGAATGTAGTACTTGCTCCACACGTAGGGAATGCAACATTTGAAACTCGTGATGCGATGGCTGAAATGGCTGTCAGAAATATTTTAGCTATATTAAACGGCGAAGAGCCAGTAACACCTGTAAATCAAAAGGTATTAGTTACAAAATAAAAAGAAACCTTCCGGACTCGGAAGGTTTTCTTATTTTTCTTTATTCGCTTTTTTAGACGGTCTTTGTCTAATGAATTGAGATAACATGTACAAAATATATAGTGGAATGGCAATGAATAAGAAAACAGAAAAATTTCCAAATCCTGTTTGATACATTGTAATAATGATTCCAACTAAAAATAGTGTAATAATGATGCTATATCGTGGAATTGGTACATCTTTTAAACTTGGGATACGAATGCGGCTCACCATTAAAAATGCGAACGTTACAAATACGGTAATAAGAACGATTTTTGGAATGGTATGTGAAAATAATGTTAAGAAAGCAACAAGCCCTCCCGCTGCTGTAATCGGTACTCCAGTGAAATATTTCATTGAAGTAGAAGATGGTGTTACATTAAATCGTGCTAAACGATATGCTCCGAAAAGAGGGAATAATCCCGCTATGTATAATCCGATGATTCCGTAGTTTGAGAAAGATGTGTAATACATTAAAACAGCTGGTGCTGCACCAAATGTTACGACATCTGCAAGCGAGTCGAGCTCTTTTCCCATTTGTGAATCAACACGTAATAAACGAGCAACACGACCATCAAGACTATCTAACATCATCCCGATAAGTACTAAAATAGCAGCTGATTTATAATATCCTAAAGATGCATAGCCGATTGATAAAAATCCGCTATATAAATTTCCGAGCGTAAATAAGTTTGGAATAGCTGCTCTATACAAAATCTGATCCCTTGCTTTCTGTAATAAATTCTTAATTAGTGTATGAAAGTTTACTTATTTTATCATACCATAAATTTATTCCTCATACGAAAGAAATTACCAATTTGTGAAAGATTTCATAGAAGGATGGTTTGAAAATTAAGTGAAAATAAAAAGAGGAAGCAACTTGTATAAAGTTGCTTCCTTTACTATTCAAATTTCGTTGTCATCGTTCCGGTTTTATATCGATTATTAGGATCGAAGCGTAACAAATCTCCATAAATTAATTTATCGGAGAGTTTTAATTCTGTTTTTGCTTTTTCAATATACGGCTGACATAGCGCCATGTCAGCTTCTTCACCTGTACTTCTTTTGTAGCACATATTTTTTGTATAAACATACTCTTCAGAAACAAAGCTACCATCACGCATTACCATAAGCGGATCTTTCTCTTTAATAAATAAGTCAGTTCCAAATTCAACGGATTTATTTGTTTTAATACCAAGTAAATGAAAGAGCGTTGGCTTAATATCAATTTGACCGGATACTTTAGAAACAACTTTTCCTTCTTGGCCAGGCACATGAATAATAAGAGGGACTCGTTGTAATTGCATAGAATCGAATGGTGTAATAGTATCTTTTCCTAGGAACTGTGCAATAGCTGCGTTATGGTTTTCGGAAATACCGTAATGATCACCATAGATGACAATAACGGAATTATCATACAATCCTTCTTCTTTTAATTGTTTAATAAATAATTTAAGAGCTTCATCTGTGTAACGAACAGTTGGGAAGTAGCGGTTTACAACACCACTTTCCGAGTTGAATTCATCAACATATTGATCTTCCGGATTTAGAAGAAACGGAAAATGATTTGTTAATGTAATAAATTTTGTATAGAACGGTTGTGGTAAAGATTTTAACTTTGGAATAGATTGTTCAAAGAACTCTTTATCTTTTAATCCCCAACCGACAGACATTTGCTCCGTTCCTGCGTAATCATTTAAATTAAAGTAACGATCATATCCAAGCGCAGGATACATTACATCCCGATTCCAAAACGTTTTATCATTTGAATGGAAGACAGCAGAAGAATATCCGTATTTCTTTAATTGTTCTGGTGTCGCTGTGTATTCATTTGTTGCATGAGTAAAGAATACAGAACCACGATCTAGCGGATAAAGTGAGTTTTCAACGATAAATTCAGCATCAGAAGTTTTACCTTGTCCAGTTTGATGATAGAAGTTATCGAAATAGAAACTATCCTTAATAAATTCATTTAAAAATGGTGTAATTTCTTTTCCATTTATTTTTTTATTAATAACAAAGCTTTGTGTAGATTCCATTGAAATTAAAATTACATTTTTACCTTTTGCAGCTCCAAATAAGTTTTTATCAACTTGTTTGTCTTTTGAGTCTGTATAGTTTTTAATTTCAGAAAACCCATCCCCACTTGCAAATACACGCTCAGCTGAAGACTTGGATTGAAGCGTAATATCAAATAGATGATATGTGTATAAACCTAAATTCTTCACGACAGTTTGACGGTCAAATGAGCGTGAGAACATTTGTGGTTTATAAATAACTGATACAACAATTTGTAGTGCTAATAAAGCTGTTACACCGCTAAAGAAAGTTCGCTTCTCTGAGCGGGAAAGTGGTGTTTTGTCGCCAAATGATGGGAATTTACGCGAAATAAACATTAAAATAATTGCATCTGCAAATAAAAGTAATGTTTTGTACGTAAAGAGTTCTTTTATACTTGTCCCTAAATCAGCCATATTGTTTGTTTGGAATAAAACCGGGAAAGTAACGAAATCGTTATAGAACCCATAAAACATTGCGTTTCCAAATAAAATAAATGACAGTATAAAACTGATTCCAATTATAATTCGGTTTCGGTGCTTAGATGCAAGTAAAGCTAAGCCGAAAAATAAAAGTAACGCAGCTAGTGGATTGATAAAAAGCATGAATTCTTCAAAGAAATTATCAATTTTAATATCAAATGCTAGCTTGTACACAATATATGTTTTAATCCATAGTAAAACGACTGCAACGAGTGCAAATCGCAGTTTTGGAAACAGATGTTGTAGCATAATATACTCCTCTCCTAAAAAGCATGACAGTTCTTGAGAGTCAGTTTGCTTAACGACTCATTTTATATATACGAACAGTCCTTTGTTATTATGATTATTATACTATGAGTATCATTATACGAAAATAAAAGAAGGTTGTGGGCTTTTTTATAATAATCGAGTAGAAAAAGAGTGGTGGGAGACAATAAAACAGAATTTCTATGTATGATAATTATCGTACGCAGAAAGAATCGCGTGATAATACGGAGGTTATAATGCGAAAATTATTATGTTTTATAGCATGCAGTAGTGTTGTACTTTTTACTTCACCGAGTGTGTCGGTAGCCCAATATGATCCACCTCTTATGGAAGATGCACTTTATTCTGTTTTATTTCCAAAAATAAATAAAGCAATTGAAAAACAATATGGAAGTTTGAAACCTTATCAATGTCCTAAAATTATTAGTTTAAAAAAAGTGTATAGCGGTACATATTTATTTCAAGCAAGTATTGAAGTGACAAAGTATGAACGTGTTGCTGGGAAAATTGCTCCACCATTTGAGAAGGTAACGATTACATTTAATAACGAAGAAGGCGAATGGGAAGTGACAAAGATTTCAGTAAAGCGCTTACCAAACGATACCAAACTAAACTGTAAAAAAACAATATAAAAAATTGTTTGACAAATAAAATGGTCCTTTGGTATTGTTAATAGCAACAATTAGATGTTTGAAAATTAAATAGACTTACCTCATCTACTCTCAAAGGTAGAGGCCGCGATAGGAAAGAGTAAGCTATGGGAGATTTAATGGAATCTGTGATCATAGGTTGAAAGGGACTATTGCCGAAATATAAGAATAACCATCTTATTCATATATTGGGACTGCATTGAATAAATGTAGTACTGTCATAAGATTTATTTTATGGAGAGCTATTTGGAGATGTTGATGCGGTTTCTTATTTTGAGGAGATAACAACTCGTTTATTTTTTCAATATATATTTTTCCTAATAAGAAACGCGTGTGAACATTGTTCCGCGCGTTTTTTGTCTATCTAAAAGCGTGCTGCAATGAATAGAAGATTGGGGTTATGAGTTTTAGAGGAAATAAGGGAGGAATTTAAATGTATTTACACGGCACAAGCCGAATTAATGGGCAAGGACACTTAGAAATTGGAGGGTGCGATACGACGCAGCTAGCAAAGCAATACGGAACACCACTTTATGTATACGATGAAGAGTCTATTCGAGGAAAATGCCGAGCGTTTCATCGTGCTTTTAAAGAAAGTGGTTTCTCTTATCAAGTAGCATATGCAAGCAAGGCGTTCTTGTGCATGGAGATGTGCCGAGTAGCTCGTGAAGAGAATATGTCATTAGACGTTGTTTCTGGGGGAGAATTATATACTGCGCTCCAAGCAGGATTTCCAGCATCACGTATTCATTTTCATGGAAATAATAAAACAGAAGAAGAGATAGTGATGGCTCTTCAGGCGAATATTGGTTGTTTTGTCGTAGATAATTTCTTTGAATTAGAAGTTTTACACGATTTAGCGATGCAACATGGAAAATTTGTGAACATATTAATTCGTGTAACGCCTGGAGTAGAGGCGCACACACATGAATATATTACAACAGGCCAAGATGATTCGAAATTTGGATTTGGCGTTTCAAACGGTCAAGCGATGCAGGCAATTGGATTTGCTTTACAAAAATCAAATTATAATGTGCTAGGGATTCATTCACATATCGGATCGCAAATATTTGAAACAGCTGGTTTTGTTCGAGCAATTGAAGTTCTTCGCCAATTTTTAGAAGAAGTGAGAGAGCAAACAAACTATGTAGTAAAAGTGCTAAATGTAGGCGGGGGATTTGGAATACGCTACACAGAGTCGGATACACCATTAACTCTTGAGACATATGTGCGAGCTGTAACAAGTGCAGTGAGAGAACAATTTACTGTATGTGAATATCCATTGCCAGAAATATGGATTGAACCAGGCCGTAGCATTGTAGGTGATGCTGGGACAACAATTTATACAGTTGGATCTGTGAAAGATATTCCTGGTATTCGGAAATATGTATCAGTCGATGGTGGAATGACAGATAATTTAAGACCTGCTTTATATAGTGCGCGTTATGAAGCAATGTTAGCGAATCGAGGGAATGATGAGAATGAGGAACTCGTTTCGATTGCTGGGAAATGCTGTGAGAGTGGAGATATGTTGATTTGGGATATTCATTTACCAAAAGTCGCTTCTGCTGATTTACTAGCAGTTTCCTGTACAGGAGCCTACGGGTATTCGATGGCGAATAATTACAATCGGATTCGAAGACCAGCCGTTGTCTTTGCAAAAGGCGGAACATCGCAAGTAGTTGTGGAACGCGAAACATATGAAAATATTATTGGGAACGATCGCATACGTATTAAAGAGCTTGTCTAAATAGGAAAAGGAGTTGTTCGAATGGGCAATTCCTTTTTTATAAAATAAAATAATTAAAATATATCGGAAAACTAGGATTGAAAAAAATCAGAATTGTGATAAAATACAAATACAAAGCTTATCAAGAGAAGCGGAGGGAACTGGCCCGAAGAAGCTCGGCAACCTGCTTATAGAAAGCAAGGTGCTAAATCCAGCAAAATGGGATCCATTTTGAAAGATAAGGTAAAATATATTACCGAACAGTCTTTTCGAAATGGGAAAGATTTTTTTTATGAATAAAAAGGGGGGGCTGTTCGCGTGAGTTTACGGGAACATTTTGATGAAGTATCCGAGAAGATTGAAGCGATGCTTGCTGATATGAAATATGGTTCAATTACAATTGTTGTGCAAGATGGAAAAGTAATTCAGTTAGAGAAAAGTGAAAAAGTACGTTTAAAGTGAAAAGCGCTGACTAGAAAAACTAGAGGCGGTTTTAA
This genomic interval from Bacillus thuringiensis contains the following:
- a CDS encoding histidinol phosphate phosphatase domain-containing protein, which produces MKVDYHLHLEEGPYSIGWLAKINEALECYEPLQERHSIDWLMKTQERLQKRVKEGPFTTEWMDLYLEEAVRKGITEVGIVDHLYRFHEAKGYYEKYVDISDSKLGRIQKEWLDQVRVVSLYDFTKVIEEAKERWSKRGVTLKLGIEADYFIGCEGELKELLALGDFDYIIGSVHFLNGWGFDNPDTKEYFEKHDLRALYDMFFKTVESAIRTELFDIIAHLDNIKVFNYRLDENEQLSYYEEIACALVETNTATEINAGLYYRYPVREMCPSPLYLQVLAKYGVPITISSDAHYPNDLGNYVQENVQTLLAHGVTQVATFTKRARVMRSLEEEVTNSK
- a CDS encoding YozQ family protein, whose product is MAKQQNKQNVQGTQQQAYTSETNAASQSVIEEQISDTVAEGTIDVKLGKESQEKA
- a CDS encoding NAD(P)-dependent oxidoreductase, producing the protein MAKILVAGKIPEIGLELLKDHDVEMYDKEELISIDELTERVKDKDALLSLLSTKVPKEVIDAAPHLKIVANYGAGYDNIDYTYAGEKGIAVTNTPKVSTEATAELTFALLLAAARRIPEGDTLCRTTGFNGWAPLFFLGREVHGKTIGIIGLGEIGKAVAKRAKAFGMDVLYTGPNRKFEAESELGATYVTLEELLQTADFITINCAYNPKLHHMIDEEQFKMMKKTAYIVNASRGPIMNEAALAHALKTNEIEGAALDVFEFEPKITEELKELKNVVLAPHVGNATFETRDAMAEMAVRNILAILNGEEPVTPVNQKVLVTK
- the pssA gene encoding CDP-diacylglycerol--serine O-phosphatidyltransferase, with amino-acid sequence MYRAAIPNLFTLGNLYSGFLSIGYASLGYYKSAAILVLIGMMLDSLDGRVARLLRVDSQMGKELDSLADVVTFGAAPAVLMYYTSFSNYGIIGLYIAGLFPLFGAYRLARFNVTPSSTSMKYFTGVPITAAGGLVAFLTLFSHTIPKIVLITVFVTFAFLMVSRIRIPSLKDVPIPRYSIIITLFLVGIIITMYQTGFGNFSVFLFIAIPLYILYMLSQFIRQRPSKKANKEK
- a CDS encoding LTA synthase family protein, yielding MLQHLFPKLRFALVAVVLLWIKTYIVYKLAFDIKIDNFFEEFMLFINPLAALLLFFGLALLASKHRNRIIIGISFILSFILFGNAMFYGFYNDFVTFPVLFQTNNMADLGTSIKELFTYKTLLLFADAIILMFISRKFPSFGDKTPLSRSEKRTFFSGVTALLALQIVVSVIYKPQMFSRSFDRQTVVKNLGLYTYHLFDITLQSKSSAERVFASGDGFSEIKNYTDSKDKQVDKNLFGAAKGKNVILISMESTQSFVINKKINGKEITPFLNEFIKDSFYFDNFYHQTGQGKTSDAEFIVENSLYPLDRGSVFFTHATNEYTATPEQLKKYGYSSAVFHSNDKTFWNRDVMYPALGYDRYFNLNDYAGTEQMSVGWGLKDKEFFEQSIPKLKSLPQPFYTKFITLTNHFPFLLNPEDQYVDEFNSESGVVNRYFPTVRYTDEALKLFIKQLKEEGLYDNSVIVIYGDHYGISENHNAAIAQFLGKDTITPFDSMQLQRVPLIIHVPGQEGKVVSKVSGQIDIKPTLFHLLGIKTNKSVEFGTDLFIKEKDPLMVMRDGSFVSEEYVYTKNMCYKRSTGEEADMALCQPYIEKAKTELKLSDKLIYGDLLRFDPNNRYKTGTMTTKFE
- a CDS encoding DUF3888 domain-containing protein — encoded protein: MRKLLCFIACSSVVLFTSPSVSVAQYDPPLMEDALYSVLFPKINKAIEKQYGSLKPYQCPKIISLKKVYSGTYLFQASIEVTKYERVAGKIAPPFEKVTITFNNEEGEWEVTKISVKRLPNDTKLNCKKTI